Proteins from a single region of Desulfobacter postgatei 2ac9:
- the dsrB gene encoding dissimilatory-type sulfite reductase subunit beta, translating into MAFISTGYDPKKPMENRITDIGPRDYNEFYPPVIANNKGKWSHHEILEPGVLVHVADSGDEVYTVRVGGCRLMSTTHINEICDIADKHCDGYVRFTTRNNIEFMVDSKDKVEPLKNDLASRKFSGGSHKFPIGGTGAGVTNIVHTQGWIHCHTPATDASGTVKATMDALFDDFQQMRLPAQLRVSMACCLNMCGAVHCSDIAILGYHRKPPMLDHEYLDKVCEIPLAVAACPTAAIKPSKVKLPNGTEVKSVEVKNERCMYCGNCYTMCPSMPLADTEGDGIVLMAGGKVSNRISEPKFSKVVVAFLPNEMPRWPSMTDAIKKIVNAYSNGANKYERLGDWAERIGWEKFFSACELDFTHHLIDDFRQQAYMSWRQSTQFKF; encoded by the coding sequence ATGGCATTTATTTCAACAGGGTATGATCCCAAAAAACCGATGGAAAACAGAATCACCGACATCGGTCCCAGAGACTATAACGAATTTTATCCTCCTGTTATCGCAAACAACAAAGGCAAGTGGTCTCATCATGAAATTTTGGAACCCGGCGTACTGGTTCATGTTGCCGATTCCGGAGATGAAGTATACACCGTAAGAGTCGGCGGTTGCCGCCTGATGTCCACCACGCACATCAATGAAATCTGTGACATTGCAGACAAACATTGTGACGGGTATGTACGCTTCACCACTCGTAACAACATTGAGTTCATGGTTGACTCCAAAGACAAGGTAGAGCCCCTTAAAAACGATCTGGCTTCCAGAAAGTTCTCCGGCGGTTCCCATAAGTTCCCCATCGGCGGTACTGGTGCCGGCGTAACCAATATCGTTCACACCCAGGGCTGGATTCACTGCCATACCCCGGCCACCGATGCTTCCGGTACCGTAAAGGCTACCATGGATGCCCTGTTTGACGATTTCCAGCAGATGAGACTGCCGGCTCAGCTTCGTGTTTCCATGGCTTGCTGCCTGAACATGTGTGGTGCGGTTCACTGCTCTGATATCGCCATCCTGGGTTACCACAGAAAACCGCCAATGCTTGACCATGAATACCTGGACAAGGTTTGCGAAATTCCTCTGGCCGTTGCTGCATGTCCCACCGCAGCCATTAAGCCCTCAAAAGTAAAACTGCCCAACGGTACTGAAGTAAAATCCGTTGAGGTTAAAAACGAACGCTGCATGTACTGCGGTAACTGTTACACCATGTGTCCCTCCATGCCACTTGCCGACACCGAAGGTGACGGTATTGTTCTCATGGCTGGTGGTAAAGTATCCAACCGTATCTCCGAGCCGAAATTTTCCAAGGTTGTTGTGGCCTTCCTGCCCAATGAAATGCCCCGCTGGCCGTCCATGACCGACGCCATCAAAAAGATTGTTAACGCCTATTCAAACGGCGCGAACAAATACGAACGTCTGGGTGACTGGGCTGAGAGAATCGGATGGGAAAAATTCTTTAGTGCTTGTGAACTTGACTTCACCCACCACCTGATTGACGATTTCCGTCAGCAGGCTTACATGAGCTGGCGTCAGTCCACTCAGTTTAAATTCTAA
- a CDS encoding dissimilatory sulfite reductase D family protein → MASDLLNDKEGAEKAVIDWLQGKAGSKTKFYIKDFYKLFPDDKPREIKKVVNKMVENGILEYWSSGSTTMYGLKGAGIQHSSEGEE, encoded by the coding sequence ATGGCAAGCGATCTTTTGAACGATAAAGAAGGAGCCGAAAAAGCCGTTATTGACTGGCTTCAGGGAAAGGCCGGCAGCAAAACCAAATTTTATATTAAAGACTTTTACAAGCTTTTCCCCGATGACAAACCCCGGGAAATCAAAAAAGTTGTTAACAAAATGGTTGAAAACGGCATTCTTGAATACTGGTCATCCGGATCCACCACTATGTACGGTCTGAAGGGTGCCGGTATCCAGCATTCTTCCGAAGGCGAAGAATAG
- a CDS encoding cobyrinate a,c-diamide synthase translates to MTVSREKVPGVVIAGLRGGSGKTIISLGITAAWRARNITVAPFKKGPDYIDAGWLSRAAGRPCYNLDTYLCAQSVVQTSYLTHSQSCDIAMVEGNRGLYDGIDLDGTTSTSELAKLLDLPVILVLDCTKSTRTMAAVLMGCMQFDPDINICGVILNRMAGKRHEGKVRANIEHFCNIPVFGALPKLKQEDFPERHMGLVTSEEHQESDTSLARARQVALDNIDVDELFRRITSFKGQGMPLVDNDRQESVPAMNTAENKKQATDISTVTIGVVRDSAFQFYYPDNIEALENLGAGIKFISPLSQSDIPEVDAIYMGGGFPETHATQLSANQVFRDNLKALSRKGLPIYAECGGLIFLGESICLDDVVYPMTGILPLRFGLSKRPQGHGYTEVEVVNENPFYAKGEVLRGHEFRYSKVISIDYDDSAMAFKMTRGKGIIEKKDGFFKDNTFGTYTHIHTLGTTSWAPSLIAKARRFKASRQ, encoded by the coding sequence ATGACTGTCAGTAGGGAAAAAGTCCCTGGAGTTGTTATTGCCGGACTCAGGGGTGGTTCAGGCAAGACAATAATATCCCTTGGGATAACTGCCGCATGGAGAGCCCGGAATATAACGGTGGCTCCCTTTAAAAAGGGCCCTGACTATATTGACGCCGGCTGGCTATCACGGGCAGCCGGTCGCCCCTGCTATAATCTTGATACCTATCTGTGCGCCCAGTCGGTCGTACAAACCTCTTATCTTACTCACTCCCAATCCTGCGATATTGCCATGGTTGAGGGCAACCGCGGCCTTTACGACGGCATTGATCTGGATGGGACCACCTCCACAAGCGAACTGGCCAAGCTGCTGGATCTGCCTGTGATACTGGTACTGGACTGCACCAAATCCACCCGTACCATGGCCGCTGTACTCATGGGCTGCATGCAGTTTGATCCGGATATCAATATTTGCGGCGTTATCCTCAACCGTATGGCCGGAAAGCGCCATGAGGGAAAAGTTCGGGCAAATATTGAACACTTTTGCAATATTCCGGTTTTTGGCGCTCTGCCGAAGCTAAAGCAGGAAGATTTTCCCGAACGTCATATGGGGCTTGTCACTTCCGAAGAACACCAGGAAAGCGATACCTCTTTGGCCCGGGCCAGGCAGGTGGCCCTGGATAATATTGATGTTGATGAACTTTTCCGACGGATCACTTCGTTTAAGGGACAGGGTATGCCGCTTGTGGACAACGACCGGCAGGAATCGGTTCCTGCAATGAATACGGCAGAAAATAAAAAGCAGGCAACAGATATTTCCACTGTGACCATTGGCGTTGTTCGGGATTCCGCATTTCAGTTCTATTATCCTGATAATATTGAAGCCCTGGAAAATCTGGGTGCCGGGATTAAATTCATCAGTCCTTTATCCCAGTCCGATATTCCCGAAGTCGACGCCATCTACATGGGCGGCGGCTTTCCCGAAACCCACGCCACCCAGCTGTCTGCCAATCAGGTTTTCAGAGATAATTTAAAAGCGCTGTCCCGCAAAGGACTTCCCATTTATGCCGAATGCGGTGGCCTGATATTCCTTGGCGAGAGTATTTGTCTTGATGATGTGGTTTACCCCATGACCGGTATCCTGCCCTTACGGTTTGGGCTTTCCAAACGGCCCCAGGGCCATGGCTACACGGAAGTTGAAGTGGTCAATGAAAATCCATTTTATGCCAAAGGAGAAGTGCTTCGCGGCCATGAATTCAGATACTCCAAGGTGATTTCCATTGATTATGATGATAGTGCCATGGCATTTAAAATGACTAGGGGCAAGGGGATTATTGAAAAAAAGGACGGATTTTTTAAAGACAATACCTTTGGCACCTATACCCACATCCATACCCTTGGTACCACCAGCTGGGCACCCTCTTTGATTGCTAAGGCCAGGCGCTTCAAAGCTTCACGTCAATAA
- a CDS encoding polysaccharide deacetylase family protein — protein MSTGEKIGIVAFVLASALFVLWGPVWSIFPLAGFILVCLAAPFLTGFGFFLPVICRGSRSIRCVSLTFDDGPDRTTTPLVLTLLETYQVPATFFVTGKNARRNPDLIARILDQGHTIGNHTYSHDPLIMLKSAQRLKEEIIKTQTVLAANGIRPLVFRPPAGITNPKLGPVLAELGLSAVNFSCRAMDKGNRRISGIASKILHRVKPGDIILLHDSTPWTENHETRDNTVLFSFLTELERLLNGLKTRKLSVVPLSELIGQAVMEQSLPERQGLR, from the coding sequence TTGAGTACAGGGGAGAAAATAGGAATTGTTGCGTTTGTCTTGGCAAGCGCCTTGTTTGTTTTGTGGGGACCGGTGTGGAGCATTTTTCCACTGGCGGGATTTATTCTGGTGTGTCTGGCCGCTCCTTTTTTGACGGGATTCGGTTTTTTTTTGCCTGTTATCTGTCGGGGGTCCCGCAGCATTCGTTGTGTCTCTCTTACCTTTGACGACGGGCCTGACAGAACCACAACCCCTTTGGTTTTGACTCTCCTTGAAACTTACCAGGTGCCGGCCACGTTTTTTGTCACAGGAAAAAATGCCCGCAGGAATCCGGATCTCATTGCCCGAATTCTGGATCAGGGCCACACCATCGGCAACCATACCTATTCCCACGATCCTTTGATCATGCTCAAATCAGCTCAGCGCCTCAAAGAGGAGATCATTAAAACCCAGACGGTTCTTGCGGCCAATGGCATCCGGCCACTGGTTTTCCGGCCCCCGGCAGGTATCACCAACCCCAAATTGGGACCTGTTCTGGCAGAATTGGGATTAAGTGCTGTAAATTTTTCCTGCCGTGCCATGGATAAAGGCAACCGCAGGATATCCGGTATTGCGTCAAAAATTCTGCACCGGGTGAAACCCGGTGATATTATTTTGCTCCATGATTCAACGCCCTGGACTGAAAACCATGAGACACGGGATAACACAGTGCTCTTTTCGTTTTTAACCGAACTTGAGCGTCTATTGAATGGACTTAAAACCAGGAAACTGTCGGTCGTTCCGTTATCGGAGCTGATCGGGCAGGCGGTCATGGAGCAGTCCCTGCCTGAACGGCAGGGACTCCGGTAA
- a CDS encoding PLP-dependent transferase produces the protein MVHRGIKTLGIRMEKHAENGMAIARFLEAHPQIAWVRYPGLKSHPQYDLGQTQHSGPGGVMAFELKGGFEAGETLLNSVPI, from the coding sequence CTGGTACACAGGGGTATCAAAACCCTGGGAATCCGGATGGAAAAGCATGCGGAAAACGGCATGGCAATTGCCCGGTTCCTGGAAGCTCATCCCCAAATTGCCTGGGTTCGCTATCCGGGTCTGAAAAGTCATCCCCAGTATGATCTTGGCCAGACGCAGCACAGTGGTCCGGGCGGGGTGATGGCATTTGAGCTTAAGGGCGGGTTTGAGGCCGGAGAGACGCTGCTTAATTCAGTGCCAATATGA